Proteins co-encoded in one Actinomadura luteofluorescens genomic window:
- a CDS encoding DUF998 domain-containing protein, translating into MVTATAPSAHADRRTSRALMAGALAGPLFFGSAVTQMVLRDGFDIRRHPISQLATGDLGWIQIVTFVLAGLGGVALAVGLKHTITEGIGRRAVPVLVAIFGVGLVAAGLLPMDPEKGFPVGTPEGPVDQMSWHGVGHSVAAAVAFTALAIAAVMMTVRCVRRRAVWPAVLHGAVALVLLVPMSPDHMSLQIALNGLVAFTWTTVVALFLRRRDMHQG; encoded by the coding sequence ATGGTCACCGCCACCGCCCCTTCGGCCCACGCCGACCGCCGCACGTCCCGCGCGCTGATGGCCGGCGCGCTCGCCGGGCCGCTGTTCTTCGGCTCGGCCGTCACCCAGATGGTCCTGCGGGACGGCTTCGACATCAGACGGCACCCGATCAGCCAGCTCGCCACCGGTGATCTCGGCTGGATCCAGATCGTCACGTTCGTGCTCGCGGGACTGGGCGGCGTCGCGCTGGCCGTCGGCCTCAAGCACACGATCACCGAGGGGATCGGCCGGCGGGCCGTGCCGGTCCTCGTCGCGATCTTCGGGGTCGGGCTGGTCGCCGCCGGGCTGCTGCCGATGGATCCGGAGAAGGGCTTCCCGGTCGGCACCCCGGAGGGGCCCGTCGACCAGATGTCCTGGCACGGCGTCGGGCATTCGGTCGCGGCCGCGGTCGCCTTCACCGCCCTGGCCATCGCCGCCGTCATGATGACCGTCCGGTGCGTGCGTCGGCGGGCCGTGTGGCCGGCCGTGCTGCACGGCGCCGTCGCGCTCGTGCTGCTGGTGCCCATGTCACCGGATCACATGAGCCTGCAGATCGCCCTGAACGGCCTGGTCGCCTTCACCTGGACGACCGTCGTCGCGCTGTTTCTGCGGCGCCGGGACATGCACCAGGGCTGA
- a CDS encoding YciI family protein produces MKYLLLSYTPAAAWDAATADTPSEEALAAFAEYQKFEQELTETGEFVTTEGLGHPVVSVTVRRAPDGVVATDGPFAELKEVLASFAVIDVAGRERAVEIASRIVEVLGEPIEIRPIMGEEFTG; encoded by the coding sequence ATGAAGTACCTGCTGCTCAGCTACACCCCGGCCGCCGCCTGGGACGCCGCGACGGCCGACACTCCGTCGGAGGAGGCGCTCGCGGCGTTCGCCGAGTACCAGAAGTTCGAGCAGGAGCTGACCGAGACCGGCGAGTTCGTCACCACCGAAGGACTCGGGCATCCGGTGGTCAGCGTCACGGTCCGCAGGGCGCCGGACGGCGTGGTCGCGACCGACGGGCCGTTCGCCGAGCTCAAGGAGGTTCTGGCCAGCTTCGCCGTGATCGACGTCGCCGGCCGGGAACGCGCCGTGGAGATCGCCTCGCGGATCGTCGAGGTGCTCGGGGAGCCGATCGAGATCCGGCCGATCATGGGGGAGGAGTTCACGGGGTGA
- a CDS encoding RNA polymerase sigma factor, whose protein sequence is MNGDVERLLRTEAPQVLGALVRRFGRFDIAEDAVQEALLAASGDWPVHGVPSDPRSWLIRIGYRRMVDLLRSDQARRRREHEAGMSESALREPARQAGPPQEVDDSLTLLMLCCHPALSTTSQVALTLRAVGGLTTAEIAHAHGTTEATMGTRISRAKQRLAGAGARFTPPTDADRDARMAAVMRVLYLIFNEGYTATAGRELARVDLTSEAIRLTRMLHASLPGDAEAAGLLALMLLTDSRRHARAGADHELVPLDEQDRTRWDPDLIREGTELIDSVWNRGAAGPYRLQAAIAAVHAAAASPEETDWPQIAMLYLWLERLTPTAPIMLSRVVAVAQAYGPVRGLALLDDLNSRHHLDRDPLTRQRERAVRAHLLQMTGEHASAADLYRQAAALTDNQVEQRYLLTKADRLA, encoded by the coding sequence GTGAACGGCGACGTCGAACGTCTGCTGCGCACGGAGGCGCCGCAGGTGCTCGGCGCCCTGGTGCGGCGCTTCGGCCGGTTCGACATCGCCGAGGACGCCGTCCAGGAGGCGCTGCTGGCCGCCAGTGGGGACTGGCCCGTCCACGGCGTGCCGAGCGACCCGCGCAGCTGGCTGATCAGGATCGGCTACCGGCGGATGGTCGATCTGCTCCGCTCCGACCAGGCCCGGCGACGGCGCGAGCACGAGGCCGGGATGTCCGAGTCGGCCCTGCGGGAACCGGCCCGCCAGGCCGGTCCCCCGCAGGAGGTCGACGACAGCCTCACCCTGCTGATGCTGTGCTGCCACCCCGCGCTGAGCACCACGTCCCAGGTCGCGCTCACGCTGCGCGCGGTCGGCGGCCTGACGACCGCGGAGATCGCGCACGCGCACGGCACGACCGAGGCCACCATGGGGACGCGGATCAGCCGCGCCAAGCAGCGGCTGGCCGGCGCCGGTGCCCGCTTCACTCCCCCGACCGACGCCGACCGGGACGCCCGGATGGCCGCCGTGATGCGGGTGCTCTACCTGATCTTCAACGAGGGCTACACGGCCACGGCGGGCCGGGAACTCGCCCGCGTCGATCTGACCAGCGAGGCGATCCGGCTGACCCGCATGCTCCACGCATCGCTCCCCGGCGACGCCGAGGCGGCGGGACTGCTGGCGCTGATGCTGCTCACCGACTCCCGCCGACATGCGCGCGCCGGCGCCGACCACGAACTGGTGCCGCTGGACGAGCAGGACCGCACGCGCTGGGACCCCGACCTGATCCGCGAGGGCACCGAGCTGATCGACAGCGTCTGGAATCGCGGCGCGGCGGGCCCCTACCGGCTCCAGGCCGCCATCGCCGCCGTGCACGCGGCGGCCGCGTCGCCGGAGGAGACCGACTGGCCGCAGATCGCGATGCTGTATCTCTGGCTCGAACGCCTCACCCCGACCGCGCCGATCATGCTCAGCCGCGTGGTGGCGGTCGCCCAAGCGTACGGACCGGTCCGGGGTCTGGCCCTCCTGGACGACCTCAACAGCCGGCACCACCTGGACCGGGACCCCCTCACCCGGCAGCGCGAACGCGCCGTCCGCGCCCATCTTCTGCAGATGACCGGCGAGCATGCGTCCGCCGCCGACCTGTACCGCCAGGCGGCCGCCCTGACCGACAACCAGGTCGAGCAGCGCTACCTCCTCACCAAGGCCGACCGCCTCGCCTGA
- a CDS encoding ArsR/SmtB family transcription factor — MGAAAELGSEELIEVFKALGNPARLQIMQWLKDPERHFGEWEPIADRREVGVCVTHIQAKAGLAQSTVSSYMSTLERAGLVRPTRVGKWTHYRRDEERLARLAEAVTVTI; from the coding sequence ATGGGCGCTGCGGCGGAGTTGGGGTCGGAGGAGCTGATCGAGGTGTTCAAGGCCCTCGGCAACCCCGCCCGTCTGCAGATCATGCAGTGGCTGAAGGACCCCGAGCGGCACTTCGGCGAGTGGGAGCCGATCGCGGACCGCCGGGAGGTCGGCGTGTGCGTCACGCACATCCAGGCCAAGGCGGGGCTCGCCCAGTCGACCGTCTCCAGCTACATGAGCACGCTCGAACGGGCCGGGCTCGTGCGTCCCACCCGGGTGGGCAAGTGGACCCACTACCGGCGGGACGAGGAGCGGCTGGCGCGACTGGCGGAGGCGGTCACCGTCACCATCTGA
- a CDS encoding NAD(P)H-dependent oxidoreductase, whose translation MSTSDAAPVALIVHAHPEPHSFSTAQMTTAAQALRDAGYRVDVLDLYSDAWAPTLARDDFASAEGYFKPQAEQMRAVKDGTLDATVQAHLDRLLDADLLVLSFPLWWFSLPAILKGWVDRVFAMGAVFGGDYGLFGDAALAGKRAMLLFTTGGPSEMFQPGIFGSMDDFLFHIHRGMLEFVGYQVLDPVITYGPAHMVDQERAAALEMVQESITRIAAGPRPRDASLV comes from the coding sequence ATGTCGACCTCGGACGCTGCTCCCGTCGCCCTGATCGTCCACGCTCACCCCGAGCCCCACTCGTTCAGCACCGCCCAGATGACCACCGCGGCCCAGGCCCTGCGCGACGCCGGTTACCGCGTCGACGTCCTCGATCTCTACTCCGACGCCTGGGCGCCGACCCTCGCCCGCGACGACTTCGCATCGGCGGAGGGCTACTTCAAGCCGCAGGCCGAGCAGATGCGCGCGGTCAAGGACGGGACGCTCGACGCGACCGTCCAGGCCCACCTTGACCGGCTGCTGGACGCCGACCTGCTGGTGCTGTCGTTTCCGCTCTGGTGGTTCTCGCTGCCCGCCATCCTCAAGGGGTGGGTGGACCGGGTCTTCGCCATGGGCGCGGTCTTCGGAGGGGACTACGGCCTCTTCGGCGACGCGGCGCTCGCAGGAAAACGAGCGATGCTGTTGTTCACGACCGGCGGGCCTAGCGAGATGTTCCAGCCTGGCATCTTCGGCTCCATGGACGACTTCCTCTTCCACATCCATCGCGGAATGCTGGAATTCGTCGGCTACCAGGTGCTCGACCCCGTCATCACGTATGGACCGGCCCACATGGTCGACCAGGAACGAGCAGCGGCGCTGGAGATGGTCCAAGAGTCCATCACGCGCATCGCAGCAGGTCCTAGGCCACGCGACGCCTCATTGGTGTGA
- a CDS encoding alpha/beta fold hydrolase, producing MPDRIGRFKSPDAERRFRATYAEGMRRLPSPVETHDVRTAFGEVRAYRFGSAPGLPLVLLHGANGTTVSWEPNIEPLARRRTVLSIDLLGEPGASTQTAPIRSADDQAAWLDQTLEGLGLARAHLAGVSMGGWTACNLAVRRPERVASATLLDPINTLARMPLGLILRTIPTLVPGLSRRATPRFLRYIDGQGADPLADPVGRVIDAAMRGYRKATPQPALFKDAQLRSLSMPILAIVAGRSVIHEPTTARDRAQRLIPHVRAELWPDATHAISGQCADRVNERVLQFTEEADSHQ from the coding sequence ATGCCAGACCGGATCGGCCGGTTCAAGTCTCCGGACGCGGAGCGACGCTTTCGGGCCACCTACGCGGAGGGCATGCGGCGCCTGCCGTCCCCGGTCGAGACCCACGACGTGCGCACGGCGTTCGGTGAGGTTCGCGCGTACCGGTTCGGTTCCGCCCCCGGCTTGCCGCTCGTGCTCCTGCACGGCGCCAACGGGACGACGGTTTCCTGGGAGCCCAACATCGAGCCGCTCGCGCGGCGGCGCACCGTCCTCTCCATCGACCTTCTGGGCGAACCAGGCGCCAGCACCCAGACGGCCCCCATCCGCAGCGCAGACGACCAGGCCGCATGGCTGGACCAGACACTGGAGGGCCTCGGCCTGGCCCGCGCTCACCTGGCCGGTGTCTCGATGGGTGGTTGGACGGCCTGCAACCTGGCCGTCCGCCGTCCTGAGAGGGTGGCCTCGGCGACCCTGCTCGACCCCATCAACACGCTTGCCCGCATGCCGCTCGGCCTGATCCTGCGCACGATCCCCACCCTGGTCCCAGGCTTGTCGCGGCGGGCGACGCCCCGCTTCCTGCGCTACATCGACGGCCAGGGCGCGGACCCGCTCGCGGACCCGGTCGGCCGCGTCATCGACGCCGCGATGCGCGGATACCGCAAGGCGACACCGCAACCGGCGCTGTTCAAGGACGCCCAACTTCGCTCACTGAGCATGCCGATTCTCGCCATCGTCGCCGGCCGCAGCGTCATCCATGAACCCACCACCGCCCGCGACCGAGCCCAGCGACTGATTCCTCACGTCCGGGCAGAGCTGTGGCCGGACGCCACGCACGCCATCTCGGGCCAATGCGCCGACCGCGTGAACGAGCGCGTCCTGCAATTCACCGAAGAGGCCGACTCACACCAATGA
- a CDS encoding TetR/AcrR family transcriptional regulator — protein sequence MPRRVDHDRRRAEFAEAVWRIAAEAGPAAVTMSAVAAEAGTSVGRIQHYFPGKDDLLAAAAAALRDRIDRHVRDAIGRVPDTANATATLHALLMALLPVDEERRATALVGAAFFHHTLRHPESSARHRQGHELIVSAVAETLQGASPSGDDAEREALLLVALVQGLATQLLLGQITAEEADALVRHQLGRLQTTGGP from the coding sequence ATGCCAAGGCGGGTTGACCACGACCGGCGGCGGGCGGAGTTCGCCGAGGCCGTGTGGCGGATCGCGGCGGAAGCAGGGCCGGCGGCCGTGACGATGAGCGCGGTCGCCGCCGAGGCCGGGACGTCCGTCGGCCGGATCCAGCACTACTTCCCGGGCAAGGACGATCTCCTCGCCGCGGCCGCCGCAGCTCTTCGCGATCGGATCGACCGGCACGTCCGGGACGCGATCGGGCGCGTTCCCGATACCGCGAACGCGACGGCCACGCTCCACGCGCTGCTCATGGCCCTCCTTCCGGTGGACGAGGAGCGCCGCGCGACCGCCCTGGTCGGTGCCGCCTTCTTCCACCACACCCTGCGCCACCCGGAGTCGTCCGCCCGCCACCGCCAGGGGCACGAGCTGATCGTGTCCGCCGTGGCGGAGACGCTCCAGGGGGCGTCACCGTCCGGCGACGATGCCGAGCGCGAAGCCCTGCTCCTCGTCGCGCTCGTCCAGGGGCTCGCCACCCAACTCCTGCTGGGACAGATCACCGCCGAGGAGGCCGACGCGCTCGTCCGGCACCAACTCGGCCGTCTCCAGACGACCGGCGGGCCGTAG
- a CDS encoding sigma-70 family RNA polymerase sigma factor, with protein MDGGEERLVAAAQAGDAAARERLVSGCLPLVYNVVGRALDGHADVDDVVQDTMLRMLNGLGGLRDPSRFRSWLVAIAMNQVRRRWSANRRRPAVGLDAAHEIPDPDGDFVEITIVRLGLSGQRKEIAEATRWLDPADRDLLSLWWLEVSGELTRAELAAALDVKRRHAAVRVNRMKEQLETGRLVVRALAATPPCPGLAELTSSWNGRPTPVWRKRIARHARGCDACRAHRHRLAPAEVLLAGMVLVPPPAHLSAAELAGFKLSGADVALHASHGARNAVIAGTSVVAAVAVAVWFFAMPGDEQRPSAAPPSTPVATPSATPVSPDPSPTPSRTRRSPKPRKTSKPPLSPGRQVIRLANIQRARHGCRPLRENPMLTRAAQKHSADMAARRVLSHDGASGQDPGARITAAGYRWRAWAENIQQGAATPSSAVSSWMTSTYHRANILNCDYTEIGVGFVSGAGGPWWTQDFASPQ; from the coding sequence ATGGACGGCGGCGAGGAGCGGCTGGTCGCGGCGGCGCAGGCGGGGGACGCGGCGGCGAGGGAACGGCTGGTGTCGGGCTGCCTGCCCCTGGTGTACAACGTCGTCGGCCGGGCGCTGGACGGCCACGCGGACGTGGACGACGTCGTCCAGGACACCATGCTGCGGATGCTGAACGGCCTCGGCGGCCTGCGCGACCCGTCGCGGTTCCGGTCCTGGCTCGTGGCGATCGCGATGAACCAGGTGCGGCGGCGCTGGTCGGCGAACCGGAGACGTCCCGCCGTCGGCCTGGACGCGGCGCACGAGATCCCCGATCCGGACGGCGACTTCGTCGAGATCACCATCGTCCGGCTCGGGCTGTCCGGACAGCGCAAGGAGATCGCCGAGGCCACCCGGTGGCTGGACCCGGCCGACCGGGACCTGCTCTCGCTGTGGTGGTTAGAGGTTTCGGGCGAGCTGACCCGCGCCGAACTCGCCGCCGCCCTGGACGTGAAGCGGCGGCACGCGGCCGTGCGCGTGAACCGGATGAAGGAGCAACTGGAGACGGGGCGGCTGGTGGTCCGCGCGCTCGCGGCGACGCCGCCGTGCCCGGGACTCGCCGAGCTGACGTCCTCGTGGAATGGACGGCCCACGCCCGTGTGGCGCAAGCGGATCGCGCGGCACGCGCGCGGTTGCGACGCCTGCCGCGCGCACCGGCACAGGCTCGCCCCGGCCGAGGTGCTGCTCGCGGGCATGGTCCTCGTCCCGCCCCCGGCCCATCTTTCGGCGGCCGAACTGGCGGGGTTCAAGCTGTCGGGCGCGGACGTCGCCCTGCACGCGTCGCACGGCGCCCGCAATGCGGTGATCGCCGGGACGTCCGTGGTCGCGGCGGTCGCCGTGGCCGTCTGGTTCTTCGCCATGCCCGGCGACGAGCAGCGTCCGTCCGCCGCTCCCCCGAGCACGCCCGTCGCCACCCCGAGCGCGACGCCGGTCTCCCCCGACCCGTCGCCCACACCGTCCAGGACCCGCCGTTCGCCCAAGCCGCGCAAGACGTCCAAGCCGCCGCTCAGTCCGGGACGGCAGGTCATCCGGCTCGCCAACATCCAGCGAGCGCGGCACGGCTGCCGCCCCCTGCGCGAAAATCCGATGCTGACGAGGGCGGCCCAGAAGCACTCCGCCGACATGGCCGCCCGCCGCGTGCTCTCCCACGACGGCGCGAGCGGGCAGGACCCGGGCGCCCGCATCACCGCCGCCGGATACCGGTGGCGGGCCTGGGCGGAGAACATCCAGCAGGGCGCCGCCACGCCGTCCTCGGCGGTGTCGAGCTGGATGACGAGCACCTACCACCGCGCCAACATCCTGAACTGCGATTACACCGAGATCGGCGTGGGCTTCGTGTCCGGCGCCGGCGGCCCCTGGTGGACGCAGGACTTCGCCTCCCCGCAGTGA
- a CDS encoding CAP domain-containing protein, with the protein MPRSTTPGGGTLAQQVVSLTNAERAKNGCGALTVDSQLQAAAQGHSDDMVARNFFDHTNPSGKNPGDRITAAGYRWSTYGENIAYGQRTPAAVMSAWMNSSGHRANILNCRFKNIGVGVTLKSGTPYWTQNFGTR; encoded by the coding sequence GTGCCACGTTCCACGACGCCCGGCGGTGGCACGCTCGCCCAGCAGGTCGTCTCCCTGACGAACGCCGAGCGCGCCAAGAACGGCTGCGGGGCCCTGACGGTCGACTCCCAACTCCAGGCCGCCGCGCAGGGCCACTCCGACGACATGGTCGCCCGCAACTTCTTCGACCACACCAACCCCAGCGGCAAGAACCCCGGCGACCGGATCACCGCCGCCGGCTACCGCTGGTCCACCTACGGCGAGAACATCGCCTACGGGCAGCGGACGCCCGCCGCCGTCATGTCCGCGTGGATGAACAGCTCCGGGCACCGGGCCAACATCCTGAACTGCCGGTTCAAGAACATCGGCGTGGGCGTCACGCTCAAGTCCGGGACGCCGTACTGGACGCAGAACTTCGGCACCCGCTGA